Genomic window (Ignavibacteria bacterium):
AAACCACAAAATTTAACGGTATTCGTAAACGGAAATTACCCTTCACTTACTTGGACTGCTAATATTGAACCTGATGTTGTAACTGGAGGTAAATATAAAATTTACAGAGCGACAACTACTGGCGGAGCTCCATCTTCTTTCAGTTATATCACGTGGGTAAATTCATCACAAACTAGTTGGATCGATTCAAATATAACTGCAGGCAGCGGTTCGTAAAAAGCATTTTATAAAATCTCCGCACATGACAGTACTAACTTGGAATCGGTTCTTTCCGATTATGATTGGGCAAATTATGATCCAAATATGCAGAAGCAAGGAATAAATGAAGATGTAGTTATTACTGATTATAAGCTCCACAGAAACTTCCCAAATCCATTCAATCCTAACACAACCATTCAGTACGATATAAAAGAAAAAGGATTCGTTAAAGTAAAAGTATTTGATATACTTGGGAAAGAGATTACTGAACTTGTAAATGAAGTAAAAGA
Coding sequences:
- a CDS encoding T9SS type A sorting domain-containing protein; protein product: MESVLSDYDWANYDPNMQKQGINEDVVITDYKLHRNFPNPFNPNTTIQYDIKEKGFVKVKVFDILGKEITELVNEVKEGGTHFVNFNAMALPSGVYIYSLRVNGFVQNQKMILSK